One Brassica napus cultivar Da-Ae chromosome C2, Da-Ae, whole genome shotgun sequence DNA window includes the following coding sequences:
- the LOC125575336 gene encoding uncharacterized protein LOC125575336 — translation MSKISTLDYAALNLSRDNYLQWALDTKINSRSKELGDAIIEGNNETDKNRYRAISIIRHHLIEGLKDQYLTMENPLDLWTALQRRYDHQKTVLLPKAKHEWKNLRFMDYKHVDEYNSVLFKIVSMMRLCGEEVTEKELLDKTFSTFNWTNVLLQHYGRGRGSYGHGRGGISKPSNSTKSACHRCAMSNHWAKNCRTPKHLCELYQESLKNKNPEAHMVHDTGYDAGDDSDLEKDDLLDFETSDCLKD, via the exons atgtcgaaaatctcaaCCCTAGACTATGCTGCCCTTAATCTCTCCAGAGACAACTATTTGCAATGGGCACTTGACACAAAGATTAACTCGAGGTCAAAGGAACTCGGTGATGCTATCATCGAGGGCAACAATGAGACTGATAAGAATCGGTATAgggctataagtattatacgccaCCATCTCATTGagggtctaaaagatcagtacctCACCATGGAGAATCCACTAGACCTTTGGACCGCTTTACAGCGacgatatgatcaccagaaaacggtgctATTACCAAAGGCTAAACATGAGTGGAAGAATCTCAGATTTATGGACTATAAGCATGTGGATGAATACAATTCAGTATTGTTTAAGATAGTCTCAATgatgagactttgtggtgaggAAGTAACCGAGAAAGAGTTGCTTGATAAAACATTCTCCACGTTCAATTGGACGAACGTGTTGCTGCAACA ctATGGTCGTGGCCGAGGCAGTTATGGCCATGGTCGAGGCggcatatccaaaccgtctAACTCGACCAAATCAGCTTGTCACAGATGCGCGATGAGtaaccattgggccaagaattgtAGAACCCCTAAACATCTATGTGAGCTCTATCAAGAGAGCcttaagaacaagaacccaGAAGCCCATATGGTTCATGATACCGGGTATGATGCTGGTGATGATTCCGACCTTGAAAAGGACGACCTCTTGgattttgagacttctgattgtctcaaagaCTAA